Genomic window (Clostridiales bacterium):
TGATCTATAAAATCCTCCATATGGTCTGTAAAGTCCACAAATTTATAGCCTTCAAATTCGCCTGTTTGGGTAGACAATACGGCAGTTGGAAGAGGGCAAACCTGTATTCCCATCGCCGACAGTATCGGTATTATCATAGTAAGCGACGACTTCCCGAATCCTGACAGATCGTGGACGGCTGCTACTCTTTGTATTGGTGCTCTCAAAAAATCATCCCCATTTTATCCCGTAAAAACAGCCTGTTGATCAGATGTATCTTTTATGTTTGAATAATATTGTTCCAATCCATAATCACAGTCTTAAGAGTCTGCATACACCACTCTTAATCTCCGCTATTTTTAGATTATATCATATTGGTGCCCAATAGTATATGCTTTGAATATGGGGGCATTTTATATTTGAAGAATATTATTTCAATCGCTAAGCTCAATACACCCTTTGAATATTTGAAATTTAACATAAAATTAAGTTTTATTTTTGCCTTTTATTTAGTACAATAATCTTAATGGTGATTTTTTATTTATTACAGGTCTGATTAATTTATAAGGAGTGATATTGTTTGTATAAAAATCCATATAGAATCATTTGCTCCTTCCTTATATTGATTATGTCTTTGATTTTTGCCAATCCTGCCTTCGCTGCATCGAACAACTCTTCGCTTGAAATAAAAAAATATACTGTGAATGCAGAAGTCATGAAAAACGGCGAAATGGCTGTAAATGAAAATGTTACATTTGATTTCTCAGGCAAATTCAACGGTATTACAAAAGAAATAGTATTCAGTAAAAGCTCAGGAATAAGCGATTTAACGGTATCTCAAATACAGGGAGATTCCGAAGTGCCTTACATGGCAGTCGATTCGGCGATGAACGGGGACCGGGAAGTATATACGATTGACAAATCAAAAAAGGATTCATGGATGCTTAAGATATTCTGCCCATCGGAAGATGAAACAAAAGCGTTTCGGATTTCTTATGTTTTGCATGATGTTGCTGTAAAGTATAACGATACGGCAGAACTTAACTGGAACTTTATAGGAAAGGAAAATAAAACGCCCATTAGAAATGTCCGCATAGATATTAAAGTCCCAGAGGGAATAAAAAAGGGCGAGATCAAGGTTTTTGCCCATGGACCTTTAAACGGCAACTCTTCAATAATCGATGACAGAACTGCTGAACTTACTGTAGAGCGCCTTCCAAGTAAAAAGAACATTGAAGCGCGTGTCCTTTTTCCCGCATCCTTGATACCTGAATGCAAAAATATAGTAAATGAAAATAAATTAGCCGAAATATTGGACCAGGAAAAGGCATTCGCCGACAAGGCAAATAAAGAAAGGGAAAAGGCAAGATTGATACTTAAAATCGTGAGCGCTGCCGCAATTGCACTTTTTTTCATGACTGCATTTCTTGCATACTACTTGCATATTAAGTATAACAAGGAACCTGAAAGCGAATTTAAAGGCAAATATTACAGGGAACTTCCTGAAGACTGCAGCCCTGCTGTAATGAGCGTGCTTTATAATTTTGGAAATATCACGACCAGGGATATAACGGCAACCTTGATGGATCTTGTAAGAAAGAAATATCTCAAGATCGAAATCGAAAAAAAGGAGGTCAAAAAACTGTTCGGTACCAAAACAAAAGAAGACTATAGTATCGTAAAGCTTAAAGATGCAGATAATAACCTTCTCGAGCATGAAAGGTATTTTTTAAACTGGATGTTAAACGATATAGGAGATGGCAGCAGATTAACTTTTAAAAATATAGAAAGGTGTACAAAGTCAAAAACTGCAGCCCTTAAGTTCAAAGGCAGCTATGAAGCCTGGTCGGACATCGTCAAAATGGAAGCGGAAGACAAAATTTTTTTTGACAGGACCATAGGAAAAGGAAAGGCAATAGGCGGCATATTTGCACTATTAGACATCGCAGCAGGCGTTATATTTATCATCCTCGGCGGTATTGCCGGCATTATGGATATTATCGCAGGGATATTGCTTATGATATTTTCGCTGACATTCAAAAGAAGAACAAAATATGGTGCCACACAATTTGCCATGTGGAATGCATTCAAGCGATTTTTAAGGGAATTCAGCAATCTTAAGGAAGCCGTAATACCTTCACTTATAATATGGGAACAATATCTTGTTTATGCTATATCCTTAGGTGTTGCCAGGGAAGTGATAAAGCAGCTTAAGGTAATTATACCCGAAGAAGACTATCAGGCAAACGGGCTTACTTATTTATATATGGGAAATTATATGTATAATCGTTCCGTATTTGAAAGGTTTGACGACATTTCATCACAATTTGAACACGCTTCAAACTCCGCCTTTTCACTTGCGAATTCAAGCGATTCTTCCCATAGCGGAGGCGGTGGCGGCTTTAGCTCCGGAAGCTCAGGCGGTGGCGGAGGCGGAGGTTTCGGAGGCTTTTAATATTTAATATTTTGATTGGAGGTAATATTTTTATGA
Coding sequences:
- a CDS encoding DUF2207 domain-containing protein, translating into MYKNPYRIICSFLILIMSLIFANPAFAASNNSSLEIKKYTVNAEVMKNGEMAVNENVTFDFSGKFNGITKEIVFSKSSGISDLTVSQIQGDSEVPYMAVDSAMNGDREVYTIDKSKKDSWMLKIFCPSEDETKAFRISYVLHDVAVKYNDTAELNWNFIGKENKTPIRNVRIDIKVPEGIKKGEIKVFAHGPLNGNSSIIDDRTAELTVERLPSKKNIEARVLFPASLIPECKNIVNENKLAEILDQEKAFADKANKEREKARLILKIVSAAAIALFFMTAFLAYYLHIKYNKEPESEFKGKYYRELPEDCSPAVMSVLYNFGNITTRDITATLMDLVRKKYLKIEIEKKEVKKLFGTKTKEDYSIVKLKDADNNLLEHERYFLNWMLNDIGDGSRLTFKNIERCTKSKTAALKFKGSYEAWSDIVKMEAEDKIFFDRTIGKGKAIGGIFALLDIAAGVIFIILGGIAGIMDIIAGILLMIFSLTFKRRTKYGATQFAMWNAFKRFLREFSNLKEAVIPSLIIWEQYLVYAISLGVAREVIKQLKVIIPEEDYQANGLTYLYMGNYMYNRSVFERFDDISSQFEHASNSAFSLANSSDSSHSGGGGGFSSGSSGGGGGGGFGGF